A genome region from Pseudomonas anguilliseptica includes the following:
- a CDS encoding dynamin-like GTPase family protein, whose product MSMERLSQQVDAYVIWKRELMREITRYRSWLVTNRLNSEAVEAKLERALKLLRTDHITLAFVGEFSRGKTELINSLFFSSYGQRMLPSQAGRTTMCPTELFFDPRSERSYIRLLPIETRVSEASVAQFKRIPRHWANIPLDLSDPDNMVQAFVQVARTKPMPVEQAIALGFHPDMLESTNKPGEVLVPAWRHAMVNFDHPLLRQGLRILDTPGLNALGSEPELTLSMLPSAQAIIFLLSADTGVTASDMAVWQQHIRQLDEDTQTSLFAVLNKIDVLWDDLAGEAFVQNAIRQIQSSTARQLGIRVEDVLPLSAKQAMLAKVRKDPELLARSQMSNLENLLCERIIAQKERLLEDRVVNQVLALLQNSQHVLNLRLEKVNEQQALLSNHQHDNGQMLFELTAKTKEDHNQHHKRLLGLKTNQRLLKRQGDLLRHASRSERLDEHLNKVRKNLTGSWTTLGINQAILHFFRSVEQDLHNLSQEAEMANKMVAAIYRRHNEENPLHGVDAPQFNVNRYLRELKQQQTKADQFRLQLKTLLTEQRSLTRRFFATLVQEVIGLHQRMRQEAEQWASDALMPLMQHTLEHKQLLETHMLRLKALAQETQQSRQRGQQLARYSGELEQQLAQANDMLRILRRPAPVQRQGKVVNLPGAARPHSIGE is encoded by the coding sequence ATGAGCATGGAACGTCTCAGTCAGCAGGTCGATGCTTACGTCATCTGGAAGCGCGAGCTGATGCGCGAAATCACCCGCTATCGCAGCTGGCTGGTGACCAATCGGCTGAACTCCGAGGCCGTGGAAGCCAAGCTTGAACGCGCGCTGAAGCTGCTGCGCACGGATCACATCACCCTGGCCTTTGTCGGTGAGTTCTCGCGCGGCAAGACCGAGCTGATCAACAGCCTGTTCTTCTCTTCTTACGGCCAACGCATGCTGCCGTCCCAGGCCGGACGCACCACCATGTGTCCGACCGAGCTATTCTTCGACCCACGCTCGGAGCGCTCCTATATCCGCCTGCTGCCGATCGAGACTCGCGTGTCCGAGGCCAGTGTGGCGCAGTTCAAACGTATTCCACGGCACTGGGCAAATATCCCGCTGGACCTCAGCGACCCGGACAACATGGTCCAGGCCTTTGTCCAGGTCGCGCGGACCAAACCCATGCCGGTCGAACAGGCAATTGCCCTGGGCTTTCACCCAGACATGCTGGAAAGCACCAATAAACCCGGCGAAGTGCTGGTACCGGCCTGGCGTCACGCCATGGTCAACTTCGACCACCCGCTGCTGCGCCAGGGTCTACGTATCCTCGACACCCCCGGCCTGAACGCCCTTGGTAGCGAGCCAGAACTGACTCTGTCGATGCTGCCCAGCGCCCAGGCGATCATCTTCTTGCTGTCCGCCGATACCGGCGTGACCGCCAGCGACATGGCCGTGTGGCAACAGCATATCCGCCAGCTTGATGAAGACACCCAGACCAGCCTGTTTGCCGTGCTGAACAAGATCGACGTGCTGTGGGATGACCTGGCCGGCGAAGCCTTTGTGCAGAACGCCATCCGCCAGATCCAGAGCAGCACCGCACGCCAACTGGGCATCCGCGTCGAGGACGTGCTGCCGCTGTCGGCCAAGCAGGCAATGCTGGCCAAGGTACGCAAAGACCCCGAACTGCTGGCCCGCAGCCAGATGAGCAACCTGGAAAATCTGCTCTGCGAGCGCATCATTGCGCAGAAGGAACGGCTGCTCGAAGACCGCGTGGTCAATCAGGTGCTGGCTCTTCTGCAGAACAGTCAGCACGTGCTCAACTTGCGCCTGGAAAAGGTCAACGAACAGCAAGCGCTGCTGAGCAACCATCAGCATGACAACGGCCAGATGCTCTTCGAGCTGACCGCCAAGACCAAGGAAGACCACAACCAGCACCACAAGCGCCTGCTTGGCCTGAAAACCAACCAACGCCTGCTCAAGCGTCAGGGCGATCTGCTGCGTCACGCATCACGCAGTGAACGCTTGGACGAACACCTGAACAAGGTGCGCAAGAACCTTACCGGCAGCTGGACCACGCTGGGTATTAACCAGGCCATCCTGCATTTCTTCCGCAGCGTGGAGCAGGACCTGCACAACCTGTCGCAGGAAGCCGAGATGGCCAACAAGATGGTTGCGGCCATCTACCGTCGGCACAACGAAGAGAACCCGCTGCACGGCGTTGACGCGCCGCAGTTCAACGTCAATCGCTACCTGCGTGAGCTCAAGCAACAGCAGACCAAGGCCGACCAGTTCCGCCTGCAGCTGAAAACCCTGCTGACCGAACAGCGCAGCCTGACCAGACGCTTCTTCGCCACCCTGGTGCAGGAAGTAATCGGCCTGCACCAGCGCATGCGCCAGGAAGCCGAACAGTGGGCCAGCGATGCGCTAATGCCACTGATGCAGCACACCCTGGAACATAAGCAGCTACTGGAAACCCATATGCTGAGGCTCAAGGCCCTGGCTCAGGAAACCCAGCAGTCGCGCCAGCGCGGCCAGCAACTGGCACGTTACAGCGGCGAACTGGAGCAGCAACTGGCGCAGGCCAACGACATGCTGCGCATTCTGCGCCGTCCTGCCCCGGTGCAGCGCCAGGGCAAGGTGGTAAACCTGCCTGGGGCTGCGCGCCCGCACAGCATTGGCGAATAA
- a CDS encoding DUF167 family protein produces MSHFRWDGADLILECHLQPKASKDAFAGLHGERLKIRLTAPPVDGKANAQLPAFLASVFAVSKSQVSLESGLQSRQKRVRIKQPQRLPDELALTARSP; encoded by the coding sequence ATGAGCCACTTTCGCTGGGACGGCGCCGATCTGATTCTCGAGTGCCACCTGCAGCCCAAGGCGAGCAAGGATGCGTTCGCCGGGTTGCACGGTGAGCGGCTGAAAATCCGCCTCACCGCGCCGCCCGTGGATGGCAAGGCCAATGCCCAGCTGCCGGCCTTTCTGGCCAGCGTCTTCGCCGTCAGCAAGAGCCAGGTCAGCCTGGAGAGCGGCCTGCAAAGCCGGCAAAAGCGCGTGCGCATCAAACAACCGCAACGGCTGCCCGACGAACTTGCACTGACCGCTCGATCACCCTGA
- a CDS encoding YggT family protein codes for MIGLNTAAVYILQTIGSLYLLIVLLRFILQLVRADFYNPVSQFIVRATHPLLKPLRKIIPSLAGLDLASLVLAIVVQLVLMALTLMLLGYGLDNPLQLLVWSIIGVTALFLKVFFFALIISVILSWVAQGSHNPTAMLINQICEPLLSPIRRILPSMGGLDLSPIVAFLLLNLIDMLVIRNLAIMTGMYKGLSLAI; via the coding sequence ATGATCGGACTCAACACCGCCGCCGTTTATATCCTGCAGACCATTGGCAGCCTGTACCTGCTGATCGTGCTGCTGCGCTTTATCCTGCAATTGGTGCGGGCAGACTTCTACAACCCGGTCAGCCAGTTCATCGTGCGCGCCACTCACCCACTGCTGAAACCGCTGCGCAAGATCATCCCCAGCCTGGCCGGGCTCGATCTGGCCTCGCTGGTGCTGGCAATCGTGGTGCAGCTGGTACTGATGGCGCTGACCCTGATGCTGCTCGGCTATGGTCTGGACAACCCGCTGCAGCTGCTGGTGTGGTCGATCATTGGCGTCACCGCGCTGTTCCTCAAGGTGTTCTTCTTTGCCCTGATCATCAGCGTGATTCTGTCCTGGGTCGCCCAGGGCAGCCATAACCCCACAGCCATGCTGATCAACCAGATCTGCGAGCCACTGCTGTCGCCGATCCGCCGCATCCTGCCGAGCATGGGCGGGCTGGACCTGTCGCCCATCGTGGCGTTTCTGCTGCTCAACCTGATCGACATGCTGGTGATCCGCAACCTGGCGATCATGACCGGCATGTACAAAGGCCTCAGTTTGGCGATTTGA
- the proC gene encoding pyrroline-5-carboxylate reductase — protein sequence MTTPRIAFIGAGNMAASLIGGLRAQGIDASAIRASDRGAEQRSKISAEHGIETFASNAEAIQGADVIVLSIKPQVMKEVCLDLAAHIGEQQLVVSIAAGISCASLESWLGPRAIVRCMPNTPALLRQGVSGLYANAQVSPAQRQQAEQLLSAVGLALWLDQETQIDAVTAVSGSGPAYFFLLIEAMTAAGEKLGLPRETAAQLTLHTALGAARMAVASDVDASELRRRVTSPAGTTEAAIKTFQADGFEALVEKALNAAAHRSAELAEQLGQ from the coding sequence ATGACCACTCCCCGCATTGCCTTTATCGGCGCCGGCAATATGGCCGCCAGCCTGATCGGCGGCCTGCGTGCCCAGGGCATTGACGCCAGCGCCATTCGCGCCAGCGACCGCGGTGCCGAACAGCGCAGCAAGATCAGCGCCGAGCACGGCATCGAAACCTTTGCCAGCAACGCCGAAGCAATTCAGGGTGCGGACGTGATCGTGCTGTCGATCAAGCCGCAGGTGATGAAAGAAGTCTGCCTGGATCTCGCCGCGCATATCGGCGAGCAGCAGCTGGTGGTGTCGATTGCCGCCGGCATCAGCTGCGCCAGCCTGGAAAGCTGGCTTGGCCCGCGTGCGATTGTGCGCTGCATGCCCAACACCCCGGCACTGTTGCGCCAGGGCGTCAGCGGTCTGTATGCCAATGCTCAGGTTTCGCCGGCCCAGCGCCAGCAGGCTGAACAGCTGCTCAGCGCCGTCGGCCTGGCGCTGTGGCTGGATCAGGAAACGCAGATCGATGCCGTCACCGCCGTCTCCGGCAGCGGCCCGGCGTACTTCTTCCTGCTAATCGAAGCCATGACCGCCGCTGGCGAAAAACTCGGCCTGCCACGCGAGACCGCTGCCCAGCTGACCCTGCACACCGCCCTCGGCGCTGCCCGTATGGCCGTAGCCAGCGATGTCGACGCTAGCGAGCTGCGCCGCCGTGTAACCTCACCGGCCGGCACCACCGAAGCGGCGATCAAGACTTTCCAGGCCGACGGCTTCGAAGCTCTGGTCGAAAAAGCCCTGAATGCCGCCGCCCACCGCTCTGCCGAGCTGGCCGAACAACTCGGTCAATAA
- a CDS encoding YggS family pyridoxal phosphate-dependent enzyme, producing the protein MSTIAENIAKVGVRIREAAQASQRDCATAGLLAVSKTKPAEAIRQAFAAGTRDFGENYLQEALEKQVELSDLPLTWHFIGPIQSNKTKPIAEHFAWVHSVDRLKIAQRLSDQRPALLPPLNICLQVNVSGEASKSGCNPDELPALAQAVTQLPNLRLRGLMTIPEPTDDSSKQRAAFARLRELQQDLNLDLDTLSMGMSHDLEAAIAEGATWVRIGTALFGARDYSSN; encoded by the coding sequence ATGTCCACGATAGCAGAGAATATTGCAAAGGTCGGAGTGCGCATCCGTGAGGCGGCGCAAGCCTCGCAGCGAGATTGTGCGACCGCTGGCCTGCTCGCGGTGAGCAAAACCAAACCCGCCGAAGCGATTCGCCAGGCATTTGCCGCAGGCACCCGCGACTTCGGAGAGAACTACCTGCAGGAAGCCCTGGAAAAGCAGGTCGAATTGAGCGATCTGCCGCTGACCTGGCACTTTATCGGCCCGATCCAATCGAACAAGACCAAACCCATCGCTGAGCACTTTGCCTGGGTGCATTCGGTGGACCGCTTGAAAATCGCCCAGCGCCTGTCTGATCAACGTCCGGCGCTTCTGCCGCCGTTGAATATCTGCCTGCAGGTGAATGTCAGCGGCGAGGCCAGCAAGTCGGGCTGCAACCCGGACGAACTGCCGGCCCTGGCACAAGCGGTTACACAACTGCCCAACCTGCGCCTGCGCGGATTGATGACAATCCCTGAGCCCACCGATGACTCCAGCAAGCAACGCGCCGCCTTCGCCCGCCTGCGCGAGCTGCAGCAGGATCTGAACCTGGACCTCGACACCTTGTCCATGGGCATGAGCCATGACCTGGAAGCAGCGATTGCCGAAGGTGCAACCTGGGTACGCATCGGTACCGCCTTGTTCGGCGCGCGCGACTACAGCAGCAATTGA
- a CDS encoding type IV pilus twitching motility protein PilT: MDITELLAFSAKQGASDLHLSAGLPPMIRVDGDVRRINLPALDHKQVHALIYDIMNDKQRKDFEEFLETDFSFEVPGVARFRVNAFNQNRGSGAVFRTIPSKVLSMEDLGMGEIFRKISDVPRGLVLVTGPTGSGKSTTLAAMLDYINSNKYHHILTVEDPIEFVHESKKCLVNQREVHRDTLGFTEALRSALREDPDIILVGEMRDLETIRLALTAAETGHLVFGTLHTTSAAKTIDRVVDVFPAEEKSMVRSMLSESLQSVISQTLLKKIGGGRVAAHEIMIGTPAIRNLIREDKVAQMYSAIQTGGSLGMQTLDSCLKTLVTKGIVSREAAREKAKTPENF, encoded by the coding sequence ATGGATATCACTGAATTGCTGGCCTTCAGCGCCAAGCAAGGTGCATCGGACCTGCATCTCTCCGCTGGCCTGCCTCCGATGATTCGGGTCGACGGTGATGTTCGCCGGATCAACCTGCCTGCGCTGGACCATAAACAGGTGCACGCACTGATTTACGACATCATGAACGACAAGCAGCGCAAGGATTTCGAGGAATTCCTCGAGACCGACTTCTCCTTCGAAGTCCCCGGCGTGGCGCGTTTCCGGGTTAACGCCTTCAACCAGAATCGCGGCTCTGGCGCAGTATTCCGGACCATTCCGTCGAAAGTACTGAGCATGGAAGACCTCGGTATGGGCGAGATCTTCCGCAAGATTTCCGATGTGCCGCGCGGCTTGGTGCTGGTGACAGGACCGACCGGTTCGGGCAAGTCGACCACCCTGGCGGCGATGCTCGACTACATCAACAGCAACAAGTATCACCACATCCTGACGGTCGAAGACCCGATCGAGTTCGTGCACGAGTCGAAGAAGTGCCTGGTCAACCAACGGGAAGTGCACCGTGACACTCTCGGCTTCACCGAAGCCCTGCGCTCTGCGTTGCGCGAAGACCCGGACATCATCCTGGTCGGTGAGATGCGTGACCTGGAAACCATCCGCCTGGCTCTGACCGCAGCGGAAACCGGTCACCTGGTATTCGGCACCCTGCACACCACCTCGGCGGCCAAGACCATCGACCGCGTGGTTGACGTATTCCCAGCCGAAGAGAAGTCCATGGTTCGCTCCATGCTCTCCGAATCTCTGCAATCGGTGATCTCGCAGACCCTGCTGAAGAAGATCGGCGGCGGTCGTGTGGCGGCCCATGAAATCATGATTGGCACTCCAGCCATTCGTAACCTGATCCGCGAGGACAAGGTGGCGCAGATGTACTCTGCAATCCAGACTGGTGGCTCGCTGGGCATGCAGACCCTAGACTCCTGCCTGAAAACTCTGGTGACCAAGGGCATTGTCAGTCGCGAAGCGGCTCGCGAGAAAGCCAAAACGCCAGAAAATTTCTAA
- a CDS encoding PilT/PilU family type 4a pilus ATPase translates to MEFEKLLRLMVEKGGSDLFITAGVPPSMKVNGKIMPITKTPMSPEQTRETVHSVMNEQQRRDFAENHECNFAISARGVGRFRVSAFYQRNLAGMVLRRIETNIPTLDELKLPEVLKKLALTKRGLVLFVGATGTGKSTSLAAMIGYRNKNSSGHIISIEDPIEYIHQHQSCIVTQREVGVDTESFEVALKNTLRQAPDVILIGEVRTRETMDHAVAFAETGHLCLATLHANNANQALDRIINFFPADRQNQVWMDLSLNLKAIVAQQLIPTPDGKGRRAVIEVLINTPLAADLIRKGEVHELKALMKRSTEQGMQTFDQALYNLYSQGEITYEDALLYADSANDLRLMIKLGSETDGDHLSSMAQGLSLEISEEDPGRRFR, encoded by the coding sequence ATGGAATTCGAAAAACTGCTGCGCCTGATGGTGGAAAAGGGCGGCTCCGACCTGTTTATTACCGCTGGCGTACCGCCGTCGATGAAGGTCAACGGCAAGATCATGCCGATCACCAAAACGCCCATGTCGCCTGAGCAGACCCGGGAAACCGTGCATTCGGTCATGAACGAGCAGCAGCGCCGCGACTTTGCCGAAAACCACGAATGCAACTTCGCCATCAGCGCCCGTGGTGTCGGTCGTTTCCGCGTCAGTGCGTTCTATCAGCGCAACCTGGCCGGTATGGTGTTGCGTCGCATCGAGACCAATATCCCGACGCTGGACGAGCTGAAATTGCCGGAAGTACTGAAGAAACTTGCCCTGACCAAACGCGGTCTGGTGCTGTTCGTCGGTGCGACCGGTACCGGTAAGTCGACTTCCCTGGCGGCGATGATCGGCTACCGCAACAAGAACAGCAGCGGCCACATCATCTCCATCGAAGACCCAATCGAATACATCCACCAGCACCAGAGCTGCATCGTCACCCAGCGTGAAGTGGGCGTCGACACCGAGTCCTTCGAAGTGGCGCTGAAGAACACCCTGCGCCAGGCGCCGGACGTGATTCTGATCGGTGAGGTGCGTACCCGCGAAACCATGGACCACGCAGTGGCCTTCGCCGAAACCGGTCACCTGTGCCTGGCTACGCTGCACGCCAACAACGCCAACCAAGCGCTGGACCGCATCATCAACTTCTTCCCGGCGGATCGGCAGAACCAGGTGTGGATGGATCTGTCGCTCAACCTCAAGGCCATCGTCGCCCAGCAACTGATTCCGACTCCCGACGGCAAGGGGCGTCGCGCCGTAATCGAAGTGCTGATCAACACCCCGCTGGCCGCTGACCTGATCCGCAAGGGCGAGGTGCACGAGCTCAAGGCGCTGATGAAGCGTTCTACCGAGCAGGGCATGCAGACCTTCGACCAGGCGCTGTACAACCTCTACAGCCAGGGCGAAATCACTTACGAAGACGCGCTGCTGTATGCGGATTCGGCCAACGACCTGCGCCTGATGATCAAGCTTGGTTCGGAAACCGATGGCGATCACCTGAGCAGTATGGCCCAGGGCTTGTCGCTTGAAATTAGCGAAGAGGATCCGGGTCGGCGCTTCCGCTGA
- a CDS encoding TIGR03915 family putative DNA repair protein, with protein sequence MHSVQFDGSFAGWREVARSLLQQGLPPHQITWLTDGDNGGLFDHTPAPSSPPATTPPLRIPKQLLELLQNAARFRVEDRWSLLYRILWRVAQGDRAAMLPGDIDGSQLHKRLKAIGRESHHLHAFLRFHPRPKSTEGPQLVAWYEPAHDILASASGHFAERLGRSTWLIATPDDGVYWDGQRLHYQRPCPGEWQRLAQAPEDEGEALWLAYYGSTFNPARLNRSALETSMPVRFWRNLPEAPLIPQLMSQARAGAQRDGQAEAVSRQGGKRIRRANAQPPAVSGSADPDPLR encoded by the coding sequence ATGCACAGCGTGCAATTCGATGGCAGCTTTGCCGGCTGGCGTGAGGTCGCCAGAAGCCTGTTGCAGCAAGGCCTGCCACCGCATCAGATCACTTGGCTGACTGACGGCGACAATGGCGGGCTGTTCGACCACACTCCAGCACCCAGCAGCCCACCAGCAACGACACCGCCACTGCGTATCCCCAAGCAGCTGCTGGAACTGCTGCAGAACGCCGCACGCTTTCGCGTCGAGGATCGCTGGAGCCTGCTCTATCGAATTCTCTGGCGCGTCGCTCAGGGCGATCGCGCCGCCATGTTGCCCGGGGACATTGACGGCAGCCAGCTGCATAAACGGCTCAAGGCGATAGGCCGCGAGTCCCATCATCTGCATGCCTTTCTGCGCTTTCATCCGCGGCCGAAAAGCACCGAAGGGCCACAACTGGTGGCCTGGTATGAGCCTGCCCACGACATTCTGGCCAGTGCCAGCGGACACTTCGCCGAACGCCTGGGGCGCAGTACCTGGCTGATTGCCACACCGGATGACGGCGTGTATTGGGATGGCCAGCGCCTGCACTACCAGCGGCCTTGCCCGGGTGAGTGGCAACGCCTGGCGCAAGCGCCCGAGGATGAGGGAGAAGCGCTGTGGCTGGCCTATTACGGCAGCACCTTCAATCCGGCGCGCCTGAATCGCAGCGCCCTGGAAACCAGCATGCCCGTGCGTTTCTGGAGAAACCTGCCGGAAGCCCCGCTAATCCCACAACTGATGAGCCAGGCCCGCGCTGGCGCGCAACGCGATGGCCAAGCGGAAGCGGTTTCGCGCCAGGGCGGCAAACGCATTCGCCGCGCCAACGCGCAACCGCCAGCAGTCAGCGGAAGCGCCGACCCGGATCCTCTTCGCTAA
- a CDS encoding putative DNA modification/repair radical SAM protein, producing the protein MQLIEKLTVLADAAKYDASCASSGAPNRSSKGKSGIGSTNGMGICHSFTPDGRCVALLKILLTNFCLYDCQYCVNRRSSDVPRARFTPEEVVALTLDFYKRNCISGLFLSSGIIRSADYTMEQLIRVAKLLREEHEFRGYIHLKTIPDADRLLIAEAGRYADRLSVNIELPTESSLIRLAPEKKVLTIKQAMHSIHQGESEARAEIRGPRFAPAGQSTQMIIGADATDDSTILHTAASLYGNYRLRRVYYSAFSPIPKSPNTVPFEAPSLLREHRLYQADFLMRGYGFEVGELLSGPGNLALDIDPKLAWALNNREHFPVDLNRADPAMIARVPGIGVLSAKRLVALRRQKRIRFDDLTRLRCALEKAKPFIVTQDYRPLQASRESLLLRQQLSETPAQMALW; encoded by the coding sequence ATGCAACTGATCGAGAAACTCACCGTCCTAGCCGACGCCGCCAAATACGACGCCTCCTGCGCCAGCAGCGGCGCGCCCAACCGCAGCTCCAAAGGCAAGAGCGGCATCGGCTCGACCAACGGCATGGGTATTTGTCACAGCTTTACCCCAGACGGACGCTGCGTGGCACTGCTGAAAATCCTGCTGACCAACTTTTGCCTGTATGACTGCCAGTACTGCGTCAACCGCCGCTCCAGTGACGTGCCGCGTGCGCGCTTTACTCCGGAAGAAGTAGTGGCCTTGACCCTAGACTTCTACAAACGCAACTGCATTAGCGGGTTGTTTCTCAGCTCGGGGATTATCCGCTCAGCCGACTACACCATGGAGCAGTTGATTCGCGTGGCCAAACTGCTGCGCGAAGAGCACGAGTTCCGCGGCTATATCCACCTCAAGACCATTCCCGACGCCGACCGGCTATTGATTGCCGAAGCAGGACGTTACGCCGACCGCCTTAGCGTAAATATCGAACTGCCCACCGAAAGCAGCCTGATCCGCCTGGCTCCGGAGAAAAAGGTGCTCACCATCAAGCAGGCCATGCACTCGATCCATCAGGGCGAAAGCGAAGCCCGCGCAGAAATACGTGGACCGCGTTTCGCCCCGGCGGGCCAGAGCACGCAGATGATCATCGGCGCCGACGCCACCGATGACAGCACCATTCTGCACACCGCCGCCTCGCTCTACGGCAACTACCGCCTGCGCCGGGTTTATTATTCGGCGTTCAGCCCGATCCCGAAGAGCCCGAATACCGTGCCCTTTGAAGCACCGTCCTTGCTACGCGAGCACCGCCTGTATCAGGCCGATTTCCTGATGCGCGGCTACGGCTTCGAGGTGGGCGAGTTGCTCAGCGGCCCCGGCAACCTGGCGCTGGACATCGACCCGAAACTGGCCTGGGCGCTGAACAACCGTGAGCACTTCCCCGTCGACCTCAATCGCGCCGACCCCGCAATGATCGCCCGCGTACCGGGTATCGGTGTGCTCAGCGCCAAGCGGCTGGTCGCCCTGCGCCGGCAGAAACGCATTCGTTTCGACGACCTGACGCGCCTGCGCTGCGCCCTGGAAAAGGCCAAGCCCTTTATCGTCACCCAGGACTATCGCCCCCTGCAGGCTAGCCGCGAATCCCTGCTGCTGCGCCAGCAACTCAGCGAAACGCCCGCGCAGATGGCGCTGTGGTAA
- the tnpB gene encoding IS66 family insertion sequence element accessory protein TnpB (TnpB, as the term is used for proteins encoded by IS66 family insertion elements, is considered an accessory protein, since TnpC, encoded by a neighboring gene, is a DDE family transposase.), whose amino-acid sequence MLSSNFFLEPAVMMRPDAKVEKVYLYPKPVDFRKSIDGLAALVELDIKVAVFDPVLFVFLNRARSRVKILYWERNGFCLWLKRLEAERFKSHPEPGEDAIVLTAQELNWLLDGIDLWRNRPHQVLTPRFVT is encoded by the coding sequence ATGCTGAGCTCCAATTTCTTTCTGGAGCCAGCCGTCATGATGCGCCCCGACGCCAAAGTCGAAAAAGTCTATCTATACCCCAAGCCGGTGGATTTCCGAAAATCCATCGATGGCCTGGCCGCCCTGGTCGAGCTGGATATCAAGGTGGCGGTGTTCGACCCGGTGCTGTTCGTCTTCCTCAACCGCGCGCGCAGCCGGGTGAAGATTTTGTATTGGGAGCGCAACGGCTTTTGCCTGTGGCTCAAGCGATTGGAGGCTGAACGCTTCAAGTCGCATCCGGAACCTGGCGAAGATGCGATCGTGCTGACGGCCCAGGAGTTGAACTGGTTGTTGGACGGTATCGACCTGTGGCGCAACCGGCCGCACCAGGTTTTGACCCCTAGGTTCGTCACCTGA